One segment of Mastomys coucha isolate ucsf_1 unplaced genomic scaffold, UCSF_Mcou_1 pScaffold23, whole genome shotgun sequence DNA contains the following:
- the Cep295 gene encoding centrosomal protein of 295 kDa isoform X1, which translates to MAEVTRAEPWLSRRSPNGCWVAGRVRVPVCRETRPHTLSDTLYLKYSEMKRKVMNAKLRLSPNEEAFILKEDYERRRKLRLLQVREQERGIAFQIREGVKQRRSQQVSHLAEELRAKWEEAQSQKIQNLEKLYLASLRHMGDGHRQAKENEPDLDALSRRAAERKGKAEVRHKEALKVQKNQKEMLMKQKTRHIKARKEAVLVEKQRSAKMARLPPPVPSPFENIDVNRIPSLKTNSSTYHHISTFVSRQMDTEQPDAHLAAEEEARRVERLRKQAAQERMEQFERAHVRGCQAMKKIHLAQNQERLMEELKQLQKEDLARRRQTVAQMPPQLLELPYRRNEMKEDWQRELEFAFEDMYNADRKVKGNLILHLKPEPLPTMSDQLQDEELDLSVEGENEGETENPQVPDTAVICPSGTVPLATKTQQIPSRLLFKRLLSKIRSQKSLWTIKSISEDEGEVTASISESESKIPSMDSGSITTEERTAPFEQEQVMDSERLTIESGPLSSEDKPFSYKVGTGKEQAMASSPPATTVAQSSVLLHPQEEAVRIRMSLRHKQIMEIEEQKQKQLELLEQIEQQKLRLETDCFRAQLEEQRKKADQLEVCPAPMSHAMISDEDCHRQMIRNYQHQLLQQNRLHKQTIETARKRLLEYQTVLKERCPSMSAAILIPDSVVSRPPQQSQKPAASSDYGDPSQRLKLSPSKYQPVKPTQIPTLEQTHIQVPREGHIPQRQGKIAGSEMLAEQSVKSQERQWQFSQVETHQRDYELVLKDSHSLSRTLSYVRPQILQDAGEISKPPRAIICQSLDSQQISSEDSENISSKPTEPSSFLPLLPECPFTSLPVKLESGTIQKPFTTINQSVISQMRDQPLSSSETITAQKDDLRFLQEQLELQKKVLQARQEAQEKLLLCTQKELEQHTGLPVFLPSPVGNIFPSLPSASAESGNFQTSSTKSDATVSSDNMDRLWDSSQPISSRQTNLEFLQEQFSVEKDNLQARREAQEVLFAHTQSQLDKIVHSEQAGSSWPYQVAQQSFSSLTSVDTQSRKTQKQPLPMNKKGLLPNQTEVSRAQDGSSGFLQQTLPLQNTLRLLQEQLTLQRGMTQPRHDAQEELLLRKERCSTDSVAGPVNSLSSVVAQHLDASHAVSEIGPQKLQELYSSKKENTFLSSHLITPAVQEESPGFPQHSLPRQEHFTSLQEETHIQRVILGARKKNQEFAHKQNELERGLCSQQTGGALSSPSQVTEWELSQESVSARSDSTDPVSHFKIPGFQERLVRVSQRTFPLQDNFQEHQEWVNTEKESFQFSSQTRENTSSQQTGFSSFEPSLRLSSCVSLPSADSGITQQPLSTESDSKVKSSHLQIPELQHRLLKISQLIQPQQDSLKALQDQLATQREAIVHSRQEAHEETLREWKEKIFPEQVGPFSLLIPQRSLASFPVSDTERTQGLCSANSDTISSGYSEMLELPDRALGLSHTALPQQDNLTAHPEHLYAQTNSFHSTEKAQEGLVFPRLCKCEDMSAEHFIQPHHDDLKAVQQQLDMQRESIRSGQEIQEEMLLQRLNNLEQRVSCKQIGSSPFSSQVALPIANSEETLQSFPTKSDDAEMLRSHDEYLGFPQPLLPLQNSMTEQLNIEMVSHKELLLHKQKSQNKSDFPEHSLPALFLSKEIEHPFIPLPFAETKSKSICESYLSEKEHAAPNDAVITRFQDRLLSYSQPALTQQDNMSLQKQLNLQREALQTRQKAQEELLMQRQTFLQQHIQKHRETLKDFFNISQARNTTGENDLEMQKTEQLGGWFPHIQGLTWGDSGQGSSSGEQPHSADVYVEHGGDSLGKELSGRASKPPVSKVKCVLDLNQHELSTIQEVESPASGRTSMTGKAEFYQERDPLRVSVSREQSFLGSPLAHDPFGCHQPPVQENSKSHDSAKTVKVKKSDVEDHAVLSRAISEEEEKEEEEEACTYLGPLVKPDDEAETQEISQEPLSSVTVSTGSFLSYEITDLSLTDPESFSEPTEHQEQESTNKQEETDPFSRAFPSIQIISQQQHSLGAHNSLLPTEEESTSDHAHVQQIIDKDIDEANLIPDKRDFQVPDVDLDFRELEHIFPHLHRQLFKPLEPHLDFDLSPGTSQEDRDFYQQSSESSSEKHVKALSTSTICFTALTASSHSPNSRLNQQLDVNLAHATTEGSEQSFQQLLPEFSSQESQHADLPSIYSIEARGTSRSMESHNYSEILQNKKKSIYLQPSTENLSPACSPSDTALFDQLHLQHSTPCGSTSSECSAKQLESREEMLHFEELSRRAVTMSQRLTEDENVVLPINPHVGRVEMETSVQGSNSLSIQNEKPIQNVIKTETTEAVRNVCQLAQAEHILKSESCPFRSPIPVWETETGYGIMEEPDLTLVSTSDISITETDLANLTLEDKEDELQSFQASVVLPTSSMETSVYGGVSELCVDQPTVAPSATPGSLQEAFMKRKKALLERSYQRQREIWNKTRLPQTKVSKEKLPTGYTGS; encoded by the exons atactttatatttaaaatactcagaaatgaaaagaaaggtaaTGAATGCAAAACTGAGATTGAGCCCTAATGAAGAAGCCTTCATTTTGAAAGAAGATTATGAAAGAAGACGAAAATTAAGATTGTTACAG GTTCGAGAACAAGAAAGGGGCATTGCCTTCCAGATAAGAGAAGGCGTAAAACAGAGGCGAAGTCAGCAGGTTTCTCATTTGGCTGAGGAGCTAAGGGCAAAATGGGAAGAAGCACAAAGCCAGAAAATACAGAATTTGGAAAAACTATATTTGGCAAGTTTAAGACATATGGGAGACGGACATCGACAGGCTAAAGAAAAT GAACCTGACCTGGATGCTCTTTCTCGGCgggcagcagaaagaaaaggaaaagcagaagtgAGGCATAAAGAAGCCCTAAAAGTgcagaaaaatcaaaaagaaatgttaatgaaacagaaaacaag GCACATAAAAGCTCGAAAGGAAGCAGTGCTTGTGGAAAAACAGAGATCTGCTAAAATGGCCAGGCTGCCACCGCCTGTCCCATCTCCCTTTGAG AACATTGACGTAAACAGGATTCCTTCATTGAAAACCAACAGTTCCACCTACCATCATATTTCCACCTTTGTGAGTAGACAGATGGATACAGAGCAG CCAGATGCTCATTTGGCTGCTGAAGAAGAAGCTAGACGGGTGGAAAGACTACGAAAACAGGCGGCACAGGAGAGAATGGAACAGTTTGAAAGGGCACATGTGCGGGGATGCCAAGCCATGAAAAAGATCCACTTGGCCCAA AACCAGGAGCGATTGATGGAAGAACTTAAACAGCTGCAGAAAGAGGACCTGGCCCGTAGGAGGCAGACAGTGGCACAGATGCCGCCACAGCTGCTGGAGCTGCCATACCGACGGAATGAGATGAAGGAAGACTGGCAGAGAGAGCTGGAGTTTGCCTTTGAAGATATGTACAATGCAGATAGGA AGGTGAAAGGAAACCTGATTTTGCATCTTAAGCCAGAACCTTTGCCTACAATGTCTGATCAGCTCCAAGATGAAGAACTGGACCTTtcagtagaaggagaaaatgaaggtgAAACTGAGAACCCTCAGGTGCCAGACACTGCAGTAATATGTCCTAGTGGAACAG TGCCCTTGGcaacaaagacccaacaaatcCCCTCaagacttctttttaaaagattattaagCAAGATTCGAAGTCAAAAATCACTCTGGACAATTAAATCCATATCTGAGGATGAAGGTGAGGTGACTGCGAGCATCAGTGAGAGTGAGAGTAAAATACCAAGCATGGACTCAGGATCTATTACCACGGAGGAGAGGACAGCACCGTTTGAGCAGGAGCAAG TCATGGACAGTGAAAGGCTGACGATAGAATCTGGACCACTGAGCAGTGAAGATAAACCATTTTCCTACAAAGTGGGGACTGGAAAGGAACAAG CAATGGCTTCGTCTCCACCTGCCACAACTGTGGCTCAGAGTTCAGTCCTTCTTCATCCTCAGGAAGAAGCAGTCAGAATTCGAATGTCATTAAGGCATAAACAG ATAATGGAGATagaagagcagaagcagaagcagttgGAATTACTTGAACAAATTGAGCAACAGAAGTTAAGGTTAGAAACTGATTGTTTCCGGGCTCAACTggaagagcaaagaaagaaagctgatcAGCTTGAG gtatGCCCTGCTCCAATGTCACATGCTATGATTTCTGATGAAGACTGTCACAGGCAGATGATTCGTAACTATCAACATCAGCTTTTACAACAAAACAG GTTACACAAACAGACTATTGAAACTGCCAGGAAACGATTACTCGAATACCAAACTGTATTAAAAGAACGATGCCCATCCATGTCAGCCGCAATACTGATACCTGATTCTGTTGTGTCACGGCCCCCACAGCAATCCCAAAAGCCTGCTGCTTCTTCAGACTATGGGGATCCAAGCCAGAGACTGAAACTAAGTCCTAGCAAATATCAACCTGTGAAGCCCACACAGATCCCTACATTAGAGCAGACTCATATCCAGGTACCAAGAGAGGGTCACATTCCACAGAGGCAAGGAAAAATAGCTGGATCAGAGATGTTAGCTGAGCAGTCCGTGAAATCACAGGAACGTCAGTGGCAATTCTCTCAGGTGGAAACACATCAGAGAGACTATGAGCTTGTCCTTAAAGATTCTCATTCACTTTCAAGGACTTTGTCTTATGTTAGGCCACAAATATTACAAGATGCTGGAGAAATATCTAAACCACCGAGGGCAATAATTTGTCAAAGTTTAGATTCCCAACAGATATCATCAGAGGATAGTGAAAATATATCTTCTAAGCCAACGGAACCGTCTTCTTTTCTCCCACTGCTACCTGAATGCCCTTTTACTAGTCTCCCAGTTAAACTCGAATCTGGAACAATTCAGAAGCCCTTTACAACCATAAACCAGTCTGTAATCAGTCAAATGCGTGATCAGCCTTTGTCATCCTCAGAGACTATTACAGCTCAGAAGGACGACTTAAGGTTTCTTCAAGAACAATTAGAACTACAGAAGAAAGTTCTCCAGGCAAGACAAGAGGCTCAGGAAAAGCTGCTTTTATGTACACAGAAAGAACTGGAACAGCATACTGGTCTCCCAGTATTCCTCCCTTCACCAGTTGGAAATATATTTCCTTCACTGCCCTCTGCCTCAGCTGAATCAGGAAACTTCCAGACATCTTCAACAAAAAGTGATGCCACTGTTTCCTCTGACAATATGGACAGGCTTTGGGATTCTTCACAACCCATCTCATCACGGCAAACTAATTTAGAATTTCTCCAAGAGCAGTTCAGTGTTGAGAAGGATAACCTTCAGGCTAGGCGGGAAGCCCAGGAGGTCCTGTTTGCACATACACAGAGTCAGCTGGATAAAATTGTACATTCTGAACAGGCTGGGTCTTCTTggccatatcaggtggctcagcagtcatTTAGTTCACTAACATCAGTTGATACACAATCTAGAAAAACCCAGAAACAGCCTTTACCTATGAACAAGAAAGGGCTACTCCCAAACCAGACTGAAGTCTCAAGAGCTCAGGATGGATCTTCAGGTTTTTTACAGCAGACCCTACCTCTTCAGAATACTTTAAGGTTGCTTCAAGAACAGCTGACTCTACAGAGGGGTATGACTCAACCTAGACATGATGCTCAAGAGGAATTACTTTTACGTAAAGAAAGATGTTCAACAGACAGTGTGGCGGGGCCAGTAAATTCACTCTCCTCAGTGGTTGCTCAGCACTTAGATGCTTCACATGCAGTTTCAGAAATTGGGCCTCAGAAGCTCCAGGAACTGTATtcatctaagaaagaaaatacatttctctccaGTCATTTGATTACCCCAGCAGTTCAAGAGGAGTCTCCTGGCTTTCCACAGCACAGCCTGCCAAGACAAGAACATTTTACATCACTCCAGGAAGAGACACACATTCAGAGGGTTATACTtggtgctagaaaaaaaaatcaggaatttgCTCACAAACAAAACGAATTAGAAAGGGGACTGTGTTCTCAACAGACTGGTGGTGCCTTGTCTTCTCCATCCCAAGTAACTGAATGGGAACTATCCCAGGAGTCTGTATCAGCCAGAAGTGATAGTACGGATCCCGTAAGCCATTTTAAGATTCCAGGATTTCAGGAAAGACTAGTTAGAGTTTCACAGCGTACATTCCCTCTACAAGATAATTTCCAGGAACACCAAGAATGGgtaaacacagaaaaagagagctTTCAATTTAGTTCTCAAACTCGAGAAAATACATCTTCTCAACAGACAGGCTTTTCGTCCTTTGAACCCTCATTAAGACTGTCATCATGTGTATCCTTGCCATCTGCTGACTCAGGTATAACACAGCAACCTCTCTCAACAGAGAGTGACAGTAAAGTAAAATCAAGCCATCTTCAGATACCAGAACTGCAGCATAGACTTTTAAAGATATCCCAGCTCATCCAGCCTCAGCAAGACAGTTTGAAGGCCCTTCAAGATCAATTAGCTACACAAAGGGAAGCCATTGTCCACTCTAGACAAGAAGCTCATGAAGAAACACTaagagaatggaaggaaaaaatattCCCAGAGCAGGTTGGTCCATTTTCTCTCCTGATACCACAACGTTCACTTGCTTCATTCCCTGTTTCTGATACTGAAAGAACACAAGGACTGTGTTCAGCCAACAGTGACACCATATCTTCGGGTTATTCTGAGATGCTGGAATTGCCTGACAGGGCATTGGGTTTATCACATACTGCTTTACCTCAGCAGGATAATCTGACTGCACATCCAGAACACCTTTATGCACAGACAAATTCCTTTCATTCTACTGAGAAGGCCCAAGAAGGGTTGGTGTTTCCTAGACTATGTAAATGTGAAGATATGTCTGCTGAGCATTTTATCCAACCTCATCATGATGACTTAAAGGCAGTTCAACAGCAGTTAGATATGCAAAGGGAATCCATTAGATCTGGCCAGGAAATACAAGAGGAAATGCTTTTGCAAAGGTTAAACAACTTGGAGCAAAGGGTATCTTGCAAACAAAttggctcttctccattttcatcccaGGTAGCACTGCCCATTGCCAATTCTGAAGAGACCTTACAGTCTTTCCCAACCAAAAGTGATGATGCTGAGATGCTCAGGTCCCATGATGAGTATCTGGGCTTTCCAcagcctcttctgcctctgcagaATAGCATGACAGAGCAGTTGAACATAGAAATGGTATCTCATAAAGAACTGCTTTTACACAAACAAAAGAGCCAAAACAAAAGTGACTTTCCTGAGCATTCTCTCCCTGCTTTGTTTCTGTCCAAGGAAATAGAGCATCCATTCATTCCACTACCTTTTGCAGAAACCAAATCTAAAAGCATTTGTGAGTCATATTTATCTGAAAAGGAGCATGCAGCTCCTAATGATGCTGTGATCACAAGATTTCAGGACAGACTTTTAAGTTATTCCCAGCCTGCCTTAACTCAGCAAGATAACATGAGTCTTCAGAAGCAGCTGAATCTACAAAGAGAAGCTCTACAAACTAGGCAAAAAGCCCAAGAAGAATTGCTTATGCAGAGACAGACATTCTTACAGCAGCACatccaaaaacacagagagacTTTGAAAGATTTCTTTAATATCAGTCAG GCAAGAAATACCACAGGTGAGAATGATTTGGAAATGCAGAAGACAGAACAGCTTGGAGGGTGGTTTCCTCACATCCAAGGCCTTACTTGGGGAGACTCAGGTCAGGGGAGCTCTAGTGGTGAGCAGCCGCATTCAGCAGATGTCTATGTTGAGCATGGTG GTGACAGTCTGGGCAAAGAACTGAGTGGTAGAGCCTCAAAGCCACCTGTCTCCAAAGTTAAATGTGTTTTGGACTTAAACCAGCATGAGCTTAGTACTATACAGGAAGTAGAGTCACCAGCAAGTGGCAGGACTTCCATGACAG GAAAAGCAGAGTTTTACCAAGAACGAGACCCATTAAGGGTCTCCGTAAGCAGAGAACAAAGTTTCCTGGGGAGCCCACTAGCTCATGATCCGTTTGGTTGTCATCAACCACCTGTCCAAGAGAACAGCAAAAGCCATGACAGTGCTAAAACAG TTAAAGTCAAGAAATCTGATGTTGAGGATCATGCAGTATTGAGTCGTGCTatctcagaggaagaagaaaaagaagaagaagaagaagcatgtACATACCTGGGTCCACTTGTGAAGCCAGATGATGAG GCTGAAACACAAGAGATTTCTCAGGAGCCATTGTCTTCAGTAACTGTTTCTACTGGAAGCTTCTTAAGTTATGAAATCACAGATTTGAGCCTCACAGATCCAG agtcattttcaGAACCGACAGAGCATCAAGAACAAGAATCTACCAATAAGCAGGAAGAGACTGATCCTTTTAGTCGTGCATTCCCTTCAATACAAATTATTTCTCAGCAGCAGCACTCCTTAGGTGCTCATAACTCTCTGTTGCCCACGGAGGAAGAAAGTACATCTGATCATGCACATGTTCAACAGATCATAGACAAGGATATAGATGAAGCAAATTTGATACCTGATAAAAGAGACTTTCAgg TTCCAGATGTGGACCTTGACTTTCGAGAATTGGAACACATATTTCCACACTTGCACCGTCAGCTCTTTAAACCCTTAGAACCACATCTAGATTTTGACTTATCCCCTGGGACTTCTCAAGAAGACAGAGACTTTTACCAG CAGAGCTCAGAATCTTCATCTGAAAAACATGTTAAGGCATTGTCCACAAGCACAATCTGTTTCACAGCACTGACGGCCAGCTCGCATTCTCCTAACTCAAGGCTGAACCAACAACTTGATGTTAACCTGGCTCATGCTACAACTGAGG gatCTGAACAGTCTTTTCAGCAGCTCCTACCAGAATTCTCTTCACAGGAAAGCCAGCATGCTGATCTACCCAGCATTTATAGCATTGAAGCAAGAGGTACTTCCCGAAGCATGGAAAGCCACAACTATTctgaaatattacaaaataagaaaaaaagtatcTATCTCCAGCCCTCAACAGagaatttgagtccagcctgcAGTCCATCTGATACTGCTCTATTTGATCAGTTACACCTGCAGCACAGTACTCCGTGTGGTTCCACCTCTAGTGAGTGCTCAGCAAAACAattagaaagcagagaagaaatgcTGCATTTTGAAGAGCTGTCAAGAAGAGCGGTTACAATGTCACAAAGACTGACTGAAGATGAAAATGTAGTTCTACCTATAAATCCACATGTAGGAAGAGTGGAGATGGAGACTTCAGTTCAGGGGTCTAATTCATTGAGCATTCAAAATGAAAAGCCAATTCAGAACGTCATTAAAACTGAAACTACAGAAGCTGTTAGAAATGTATGTCAGCTAGCACAAGCAGAGCACATATTAAAATCTGAGTCCTGTCCATTTCGGAGCCCTATTCCAGTCTGG gaaacagaaactgGCTATGGTATAATGGAAGA